The following are encoded together in the Corallococcus silvisoli genome:
- a CDS encoding aldo/keto reductase, with amino-acid sequence MQKRRLGNSDMDLTPLGFGAWAIGGGGWAFAWGSQDDARSIEAIQRALDSGINWIDTAAVYGLGHSEEVVAKALQGRDRRPYVFTKCAMVWNDQGDVSRAFNAESVRKECEASLRRLKVDAIDLYQVHWPVDSTAELEEGWTALAELQRQGKVRWLGVSNFNVSQLQQVQKIAKVTSLQPPYSLIHRDIEDDLLPYCQQQGIGVIVYSPMASGLLTGAMTRGRIQQMPDDDWRRRSPDFQEPKLSHHLALVERMREVGARHGRSPAEVAIAWVLRDPAVTAAIVGARSAKQVDGFIHAADLRLTSEEVREVEEALGSGSAMAPGGIYA; translated from the coding sequence TCGCCTGGGGTTCGCAGGACGACGCGCGGTCCATCGAAGCCATCCAGCGCGCCCTGGATTCAGGCATCAACTGGATCGACACCGCGGCGGTCTATGGGCTGGGACACTCCGAGGAGGTGGTCGCGAAGGCGCTCCAGGGCCGCGACCGGCGCCCGTATGTCTTCACCAAGTGCGCCATGGTCTGGAATGACCAGGGCGACGTCAGCCGCGCGTTCAACGCGGAGTCGGTGCGCAAGGAGTGCGAGGCGTCCCTGCGTCGGCTGAAGGTGGATGCCATTGACTTGTATCAGGTGCACTGGCCGGTGGACTCCACGGCGGAGCTGGAAGAGGGCTGGACGGCGCTGGCGGAGCTGCAACGCCAGGGCAAGGTGCGCTGGCTGGGCGTGTCCAACTTCAATGTCTCTCAATTGCAGCAGGTGCAGAAGATCGCGAAGGTGACGTCGCTGCAGCCGCCCTACTCCCTCATCCACCGGGACATCGAGGATGACCTGTTGCCCTACTGCCAGCAGCAAGGCATTGGCGTCATCGTGTATTCCCCCATGGCCTCCGGGCTGCTCACCGGCGCGATGACGCGCGGGCGCATCCAGCAGATGCCAGACGACGACTGGCGCCGCCGCAGCCCGGACTTCCAGGAGCCGAAGCTGTCGCACCACCTGGCCCTGGTGGAGCGCATGCGCGAAGTGGGCGCGCGGCATGGGCGCTCTCCCGCGGAGGTGGCCATCGCCTGGGTGCTGCGGGATCCGGCCGTCACCGCCGCCATCGTGGGGGCGCGCAGCGCGAAGCAGGTGGATGGCTTCATCCACGCGGCGGACCTCCGGCTGACGTCCGAGGAGGTGCGCGAGGTGGAGGAGGCGCTGGGCTCGGGCTCCGCCATGGCGCCGGGGGGCATCTACGCCTGA